One Deltaproteobacteria bacterium genomic region harbors:
- the speY gene encoding deoxyhypusine synthase, whose protein sequence is TFLAYNAGRLREGARLLSERMLKPDVTVGLSLTGALTPAGLGVSCVVPLLKAGFVDWVVSTGANLYHDAHFGLGLPMHAGSPFLDDRVLRDEGVVRIYDVLFDYEVLLDTDAFFRQVLDLPEFQAQMGTAEFHYRLGRYMAQREKTLGQGEVSVLAAAWRYGVPIYTSSPGDSSIGMNVAAMRLGGRGVTFDVSLDVNETAAIVYDAKRRGGKSAVWILGGGSPKNFMLQTEPQIQEVLGLDEKGHDYFLQITDARPDTGGLSGATPSEAVSWGKVDPDRLPDTVVCYLDSTVALPLLCAFAFDRVGKRTRRRLYDRRAEMLAVLGKAYRKAVNAAGVTKKRKVARKKEK, encoded by the coding sequence GACGTTCCTCGCCTACAACGCGGGGAGGCTGCGGGAGGGGGCGCGGCTCCTTTCCGAACGGATGCTGAAACCCGACGTGACGGTGGGACTATCGCTCACCGGCGCGCTCACCCCCGCGGGGCTCGGCGTGTCGTGCGTCGTGCCGCTGCTCAAGGCGGGCTTCGTCGACTGGGTCGTCTCGACGGGGGCGAACCTGTACCACGACGCCCACTTCGGGCTCGGGCTTCCGATGCACGCCGGATCGCCGTTCCTCGACGACCGCGTCCTGCGGGACGAGGGGGTTGTGCGGATCTACGACGTCCTGTTCGACTACGAGGTGCTCCTCGACACGGACGCCTTCTTCCGCCAGGTGCTCGACCTGCCCGAGTTCCAGGCGCAGATGGGGACGGCGGAGTTCCATTACCGGCTCGGGCGGTACATGGCGCAGCGGGAAAAGACCCTCGGTCAGGGGGAGGTGAGCGTGCTGGCGGCCGCGTGGCGGTACGGGGTCCCCATCTACACGTCGTCGCCGGGGGATTCCTCCATCGGGATGAACGTCGCCGCGATGCGCCTCGGCGGCCGCGGTGTGACGTTCGACGTCTCCCTCGACGTGAACGAGACGGCGGCGATCGTCTACGATGCGAAACGCCGCGGGGGGAAAAGCGCCGTCTGGATCCTCGGCGGCGGGTCGCCGAAGAACTTCATGCTCCAGACCGAGCCGCAGATCCAGGAGGTCCTCGGGCTCGACGAAAAGGGGCACGACTACTTCCTGCAGATCACCGACGCACGGCCCGACACGGGCGGGCTGTCCGGCGCGACGCCCTCGGAGGCGGTCTCGTGGGGGAAGGTGGACCCGGACAGGCTCCCCGACACGGTGGTGTGCTACCTCGACTCCACCGTGGCGCTGCCGCTTCTTTGCGCCTTCGCGTTCGACCGGGTGGGGAAGCGGACCCGCAGGCGCCTCTACGACCGCCGGGCGGAGATGCTGGCGGTCCTGGGGAAGGCGTACCGCAAGGCGGTGAACGCCGCCGGGGTGACGAAGAAGCGGAAGGTCGCGCGGAAGAAGGAAAAATAA